GAGTGTCCGGGTGTGTCTTCGGATTGTCCGCTCTGAGAGGTTGAGGCTTGCTGCTAGCTGGGGTATTGTTGCCGGGCCGTTGGCGTGTATGTGGTTGGCTATTCTGCGCTGGATTCCGGGTAGGCTGTTTGTCAGTATCGTGTGGACTGTGTGGAGTGGTATGGTTGTCTCTGTTGTCCGGATTGTTGCTGTTTTTTCTGTCCGTGCTGTGTGGATGAGGAGGGCTAGGGCTATGGCTAGGGTTGTTTCTGGCGTGGTGTGCTCGATGATCGCGGTTGCCGTGGTCTTGGTGTCTAGTGTGTCGAGTATCTGTGCTATGGCTGTTGCTGGCTCGTGGGGGTTTATGGCTACTAGTCTTGGCTGGGGGTGGCCTGCTAGCTCTGCCAGGGTGGCTACCTGCTGTAGCGTTGCCTGCA
The window above is part of the Pyrodictium delaneyi genome. Proteins encoded here:
- a CDS encoding winged helix-turn-helix domain-containing protein; amino-acid sequence: MQATLQQVATLAELAGHPQPRLVAINPHEPATAIAQILDTLDTKTTATAIIEHTTPETTLAIALALLIHTARTEKTATIRTTETTIPLHTVHTILTNSLPGIQRRIANHIHANGPATIPQLAASLNLSERTIRRHTRTLQRLQLLTQRANLILPTPWLTLYHKTNT